The following proteins are encoded in a genomic region of Streptomyces collinus Tu 365:
- a CDS encoding bifunctional rhamnulose-1-phosphate aldolase/short-chain dehydrogenase, giving the protein MAPHPEAAALLARSQRLGSDPRNTNYAGGNASAKGAGADPVTGGEVELMWVKGSGGDLGTLTEAGLAVLRLDRLRALADVYPGVEREDEMVAAFDYCLHGKGGAAPSIDTAMHGLVDAPHVDHLHPDSGIALACAADGEKLTAECFGDSVVWVPWRRPGFQLGLDIAAVKKANPRAIGCVLGGHGITAWGDTSEECERNSLHIIRSAEAFLQKKGRAEPFGPVLEGYGALPEAGRRARAAALAPHVRALASQDRPQVGHFDDSEAVLDFLARAEHPRLAALGTSCPDHFLRTKVRPLVLDLPPAAPLEDAIARLRDLHTAYREEYAAYYRRHAGPGSPAMRGADPAIVLVPGVGMFSFGKDKQTARVAGEFYLNAINVMRGAEAVSTYAPIEESEKFRIEYWPLEEAKLQRMPKPRPLATRVALVTGAGSGIGRAIAERLVAEGACVVVADLDAQSAAAVAEELGGPDKAVAVTVDVTSEEQIAAAFRAAVLAFGGVDLVVNNAGISVSKPLLQTSARDWDLQHDVMARGSFLVSREAARVMIAQGLGGDIVYIASKNAVFAGPNNIAYSATKADQAHQVRLLAAELGEHGIRVNGVNPDGVVRGSGIFAGGWGAQRAAVYGVPEEKLGEFYAQRTLLKREVLPEHVANAVFALTGGELTHTTGLHVPVDAGVAAAFLR; this is encoded by the coding sequence ATGGCACCGCATCCCGAAGCCGCCGCGCTGCTCGCCCGTTCCCAGCGGCTCGGCTCCGATCCGCGCAACACCAACTACGCCGGCGGCAACGCCTCCGCCAAGGGGGCCGGCGCCGATCCGGTCACCGGTGGTGAGGTGGAGCTGATGTGGGTGAAGGGGTCCGGGGGCGACCTCGGCACGCTCACCGAGGCGGGGCTCGCCGTGCTGCGCCTCGACCGGCTGCGCGCCCTCGCCGACGTGTACCCCGGGGTGGAGCGCGAGGACGAGATGGTCGCCGCGTTCGACTACTGCCTGCACGGCAAGGGCGGCGCGGCCCCCTCCATCGACACCGCCATGCACGGGCTCGTGGACGCCCCGCACGTCGACCACCTGCACCCCGACTCGGGCATCGCGCTGGCCTGCGCGGCCGACGGGGAGAAGCTGACCGCCGAGTGCTTCGGCGACAGCGTGGTCTGGGTGCCGTGGCGACGCCCCGGCTTCCAGCTCGGCCTGGACATCGCGGCGGTCAAGAAGGCCAACCCGCGGGCGATCGGCTGCGTCCTCGGCGGCCACGGCATCACCGCCTGGGGCGACACCTCCGAGGAGTGCGAGCGCAACTCGCTGCATATCATCCGCAGCGCCGAGGCGTTCCTTCAGAAGAAGGGCAGGGCCGAGCCGTTCGGGCCCGTCCTGGAGGGCTACGGGGCCCTGCCCGAGGCCGGCCGCAGGGCCCGCGCCGCCGCCCTCGCGCCGCACGTGCGCGCCCTCGCCTCCCAGGACCGGCCCCAGGTCGGCCACTTCGACGACTCCGAGGCCGTGCTGGACTTCCTGGCCCGCGCCGAGCACCCGCGGCTCGCCGCCCTGGGCACCTCCTGCCCCGACCACTTCCTGCGCACCAAGGTCCGCCCGCTGGTGCTCGACCTGCCGCCGGCCGCACCGCTGGAGGACGCGATCGCGCGGCTGCGGGACCTGCACACCGCGTACCGCGAGGAGTACGCCGCCTACTACCGGCGGCACGCCGGGCCCGGCTCCCCCGCGATGCGCGGCGCCGACCCGGCGATCGTGCTCGTCCCCGGTGTCGGCATGTTCTCCTTCGGCAAGGACAAGCAGACCGCCCGGGTCGCGGGCGAGTTCTACCTCAACGCGATCAACGTGATGCGCGGCGCGGAGGCCGTCTCCACGTACGCGCCCATCGAGGAGTCGGAGAAGTTCCGCATCGAGTACTGGCCCCTGGAGGAGGCCAAGCTCCAGCGGATGCCGAAGCCGAGGCCGCTGGCGACCCGGGTGGCGCTGGTGACCGGCGCGGGCAGCGGCATCGGCCGGGCCATCGCCGAGCGGCTGGTGGCCGAGGGCGCGTGCGTCGTCGTAGCCGACCTCGACGCGCAAAGCGCGGCGGCCGTCGCCGAGGAGCTGGGCGGCCCCGACAAGGCCGTCGCCGTCACCGTGGACGTCACCTCCGAGGAGCAGATCGCCGCCGCGTTCCGGGCCGCGGTGCTCGCCTTCGGCGGCGTCGACCTGGTCGTCAACAACGCGGGCATCTCCGTGTCCAAGCCGCTGCTGCAGACGTCGGCCCGGGACTGGGACCTCCAGCACGACGTCATGGCCCGTGGTTCCTTCCTCGTCTCGCGCGAGGCGGCCCGCGTGATGATCGCGCAGGGCCTGGGCGGCGACATCGTCTACATCGCCTCCAAGAACGCCGTCTTCGCGGGACCGAACAACATCGCCTACTCCGCCACCAAGGCCGACCAGGCGCACCAGGTCCGCCTCCTCGCCGCCGAGCTGGGCGAGCACGGCATCCGGGTCAACGGCGTCAACCCGGACGGAGTGGTGCGCGGCTCGGGCATCTTCGCCGGCGGCTGGGGCGCCCAGCGGGCGGCGGTGTACGGGGTGCCGGAGGAGAAGCTGGGCGAGTTCTACGCGCAGCGCACCCTCCTGAAGCGTGAGGTGCTGCCGGAGCACGTGGCGAACGCGGTGTTCGCGCTCACCGGCGGCGAGCTGACCCACACCACGGGCCTGCACGTCCCGGTCGACGCGGGCGTGGCGGCCGCCTTCCTGCGATGA
- the rhaI gene encoding L-rhamnose isomerase, giving the protein MTDLAAVKAALKSQAVETPSWAYGNSGTRFKVFAQEGVPRTAREKLADAAKVHEFTGVAPTVALHIPWDEVDDYAALAGFAEGHGVRLGAVNSNTFQDDAYRLGSICHPEAAVRRKALDHLLECVDIMDATGSRDLKLWFADGTNYPGQDDIRARQDRLAEGLAAVYERLGGNQRMLLEYKFFEPAFYTTDVPDWGTAYAHCLKLGPRAQVVVDTGHHAPGTNIEFIVATLLREDRLGGFDFNSRFYADDDLMVGAADPFQLFRIMYEVVRGGGFDSDVAFMLDQCHNIEAKIPAIIRSVMNVQEATAKALLVDRDALAAAQAAGDVLGANAVLMDAYNTDVRPLLREVREEMDLDPEPLTAYARSGWAEKIVAERVGGRQAGWGA; this is encoded by the coding sequence GTGACCGACCTCGCCGCGGTGAAGGCCGCCCTCAAGTCCCAGGCCGTCGAGACGCCGTCGTGGGCGTACGGGAACTCGGGGACCCGATTCAAGGTGTTCGCGCAGGAGGGCGTGCCGCGCACCGCGCGGGAGAAGCTGGCCGACGCCGCGAAGGTGCACGAGTTCACCGGCGTGGCCCCGACCGTCGCCCTGCACATCCCGTGGGACGAGGTCGACGACTACGCCGCGCTGGCCGGGTTCGCCGAGGGGCACGGCGTCCGGCTGGGCGCGGTCAACTCCAACACCTTCCAGGACGACGCCTACCGGCTGGGCAGCATCTGCCACCCGGAGGCGGCGGTGCGGCGCAAGGCCCTGGACCACCTGCTGGAGTGCGTGGACATCATGGACGCCACCGGCTCCCGGGACCTGAAGCTGTGGTTCGCCGACGGTACGAACTACCCCGGGCAGGACGACATCCGCGCCCGGCAGGACCGGCTCGCCGAGGGCCTCGCCGCGGTGTACGAGCGGCTGGGCGGGAACCAGCGGATGCTGCTGGAGTACAAGTTCTTCGAGCCGGCCTTCTACACCACCGACGTGCCGGACTGGGGGACGGCGTACGCGCACTGCCTGAAGCTGGGTCCCAGGGCGCAGGTCGTGGTCGACACCGGCCACCACGCGCCGGGCACCAACATCGAGTTCATCGTCGCGACTTTGCTGCGCGAGGACCGGCTCGGCGGCTTCGACTTCAACTCGCGCTTCTACGCCGACGACGACCTCATGGTGGGCGCGGCCGACCCGTTCCAGCTCTTCCGGATCATGTACGAGGTGGTGCGCGGGGGCGGGTTCGACTCCGACGTGGCGTTCATGCTGGACCAGTGCCACAACATCGAGGCGAAGATCCCCGCGATCATCCGCTCGGTGATGAACGTGCAGGAGGCCACGGCGAAGGCGCTGCTCGTCGACCGGGACGCGCTGGCCGCCGCCCAGGCCGCCGGCGACGTGCTGGGCGCGAACGCCGTGCTCATGGACGCCTACAACACGGACGTACGGCCGCTGCTGCGCGAGGTGCGCGAGGAGATGGACCTCGACCCCGAGCCCCTCACCGCGTACGCCCGCTCCGGCTGGGCCGAGAAGATCGTCGCCGAACGGGTCGGCGGGCGGCAGGCGGGGTGGGGGGCGTAG
- a CDS encoding sugar ABC transporter ATP-binding protein, which translates to MTHPSDTGTDPVLALRDVTKSFGAVRALRGVSLELFPGEVHALAGENGAGKSTLIKTLAGVHRPDAGQVLLDGEPVVFHGPGDARDAGIAVIYQEPTLFPDLSIAENIYMGRRPRRTLGRIDHKATRAATAALMRRLGVALDPDRPARGLSIADQQIVEIAKALSFDARVLIMDEPTAALTGSEVARLFGVVRTLREQGAAVLFISHRLEEIFEICERVTTLRDGARIAGEALAGMTEDDLVRRMVGRDLDELYPKQEVTPGEIALSVRRLTREGVFTDVSFDVRRGEIVGLAGLVGAGRTEVARAVFGVDRWDAGEVLVDGRALTNGAPSTAMAAGLALVPEDRRAQGLVMDMSIERNIGLTGLRTTVRAGLMDRGAERSRSLDWAVRLRVKYARIADAVSTLSGGNQQKVVLAKWLATGPKVLIVDEPTRGIDVGTKAEVHRLLGELAADGVAVLMISSDLPEILGMADRVLVMHEGRLTAEIPRSDATEESVMAAATGRAAA; encoded by the coding sequence ATGACCCACCCGTCCGACACGGGTACGGACCCGGTGCTCGCCCTGAGGGACGTCACCAAGTCCTTCGGCGCCGTGCGCGCCCTGCGGGGCGTGTCCCTGGAGCTGTTCCCCGGCGAGGTGCACGCCCTCGCCGGGGAGAACGGCGCGGGCAAGTCGACCCTGATCAAGACGCTCGCGGGGGTGCACCGGCCGGACGCCGGACAGGTGCTGCTCGACGGCGAGCCGGTCGTCTTCCACGGCCCCGGCGACGCCCGTGACGCCGGCATCGCCGTGATCTACCAGGAGCCGACCCTCTTCCCCGACCTGTCGATCGCCGAGAACATCTACATGGGCCGCCGGCCCCGGCGGACCCTCGGCCGGATCGACCACAAGGCCACCCGCGCGGCCACCGCCGCCCTGATGCGGCGCCTCGGCGTCGCACTCGACCCCGACCGCCCCGCGCGCGGCCTGTCCATCGCCGACCAGCAGATCGTCGAGATCGCCAAGGCACTCTCCTTCGACGCCCGCGTCCTGATCATGGACGAGCCGACCGCCGCCCTCACCGGCAGCGAGGTCGCCCGGCTCTTCGGCGTGGTGCGCACCCTGCGCGAACAGGGCGCGGCCGTGCTGTTCATCTCGCACCGGCTGGAGGAGATCTTCGAGATCTGCGAGCGGGTGACGACCCTGCGGGACGGCGCCCGGATCGCCGGCGAAGCCCTCGCCGGGATGACCGAGGACGACCTGGTGCGCCGCATGGTCGGCCGCGACCTCGACGAGCTCTACCCCAAACAGGAGGTCACGCCCGGCGAGATCGCGCTGAGCGTGCGCCGGCTGACCCGCGAGGGCGTCTTCACCGACGTCTCCTTCGACGTCCGGCGCGGCGAGATCGTCGGACTGGCCGGACTCGTCGGCGCCGGCCGCACCGAAGTCGCCCGAGCCGTGTTCGGCGTCGACCGCTGGGACGCGGGCGAGGTCCTGGTGGACGGCCGCGCGCTGACCAACGGCGCCCCGTCCACCGCCATGGCCGCGGGCCTCGCCCTGGTCCCCGAGGACCGGCGCGCCCAGGGCCTGGTGATGGACATGTCCATCGAACGCAACATCGGGCTGACCGGACTGCGCACGACCGTCCGGGCGGGACTGATGGACCGCGGCGCCGAACGCAGCCGCTCCCTCGACTGGGCGGTCAGGCTCCGGGTGAAGTACGCCCGGATCGCGGACGCCGTCTCCACGCTCTCCGGCGGCAACCAGCAGAAGGTCGTGCTCGCCAAGTGGCTGGCCACCGGCCCCAAGGTGCTCATCGTGGACGAGCCCACCCGCGGCATCGACGTCGGCACCAAGGCCGAGGTGCACCGGCTGCTCGGCGAACTGGCCGCCGACGGCGTCGCCGTCCTGATGATCTCCTCCGACCTGCCCGAGATCCTCGGCATGGCCGACCGCGTGCTGGTCATGCATGAGGGCCGGCTCACCGCGGAGATCCCCCGCTCCGACGCCACCGAGGAATCCGTGATGGCCGCAGCCACCGGGAGGGCCGCCGCATGA
- a CDS encoding ABC transporter permease, translating into MTVTAPTPAPAAEVPESSGTRLVDRVFKMRELAILAVFLVMIVVTQAGNSQFLSEQGVKDLLLNATILVLVATGQSLVVISRNVDLSVGSTLGISAFAAGTYLHGGGDPVVAVVLAVLLGIGCGLLNGLLVSLGQVPALVVTLGTLYIIRGADSIWVGSRQITAADLPGGFVDFGSGGLSAVPWPALVALAVLVATAYYLKHFGSGRELYALGSSPEAARLAGIPVRKRILTAYTVCGALAGLAGALYLARFGNVDSGTGNGYELTVVSAVVVGGVVFTGGSGSVYGAALGALLLTSVNSVLPALGVSSVWVLAINGVLLLLAITVDRIVALRVAAALKKKPAPRASAVVKENTGA; encoded by the coding sequence ATGACGGTCACGGCCCCCACCCCCGCCCCCGCCGCCGAGGTGCCCGAGTCCAGCGGCACCCGGCTGGTGGACCGGGTGTTCAAGATGCGCGAACTGGCCATCCTGGCCGTGTTCCTGGTGATGATCGTCGTGACCCAGGCGGGCAACAGCCAGTTCCTGTCCGAGCAGGGCGTCAAGGACCTGCTGCTGAACGCCACGATCCTGGTGCTGGTCGCCACCGGCCAGTCCCTGGTGGTCATCAGCCGCAACGTCGACCTGTCCGTCGGCTCCACCCTCGGCATCAGCGCCTTCGCCGCCGGCACGTATCTGCACGGCGGCGGCGACCCGGTCGTCGCGGTCGTCCTGGCCGTCCTGCTCGGCATCGGCTGCGGCCTGCTCAACGGCCTGCTGGTCAGCCTCGGCCAGGTGCCCGCCCTCGTCGTCACCCTCGGCACCCTCTACATCATCCGGGGCGCCGACTCGATCTGGGTCGGCTCCCGCCAGATCACCGCGGCCGACCTGCCCGGCGGATTCGTGGACTTCGGCTCCGGCGGCCTCTCGGCGGTGCCCTGGCCGGCGCTGGTCGCGCTCGCCGTCCTCGTCGCCACCGCCTACTACCTCAAGCACTTCGGCAGCGGCCGGGAGCTGTACGCCCTCGGCTCCAGCCCGGAGGCGGCACGCCTGGCCGGCATCCCCGTCCGCAAGCGGATCCTGACCGCCTACACCGTCTGCGGCGCCCTCGCCGGACTCGCCGGCGCCCTGTACCTGGCCCGGTTCGGCAACGTCGACTCCGGCACCGGCAACGGCTACGAACTCACCGTCGTCAGCGCGGTCGTCGTCGGCGGCGTCGTCTTCACCGGCGGCTCCGGCAGCGTCTACGGCGCCGCCCTCGGCGCCCTGCTGCTCACCTCCGTGAACAGCGTGCTGCCCGCCCTCGGCGTCAGCTCGGTGTGGGTGCTCGCCATCAACGGGGTCCTGCTGCTGCTCGCCATCACGGTGGACCGGATCGTCGCCCTGCGGGTGGCCGCCGCCCTGAAGAAGAAGCCGGCCCCGCGCGCAAGCGCCGTCGTGAAGGAGAACACCGGTGCCTGA
- a CDS encoding ABC transporter permease, protein MPESLTRAVRWDTVVGALLIVLLLFSFTFVAGFGNALNLSFLIGNTLPIALIALPMTLLVVAGEIDLSVASTAGLSGAVMGRLWNEGMAIETIIPVCLLLGVVCGLVNGLLVTRLGLPSLAVTIGTLAAYRGIAQIVLGSDAVTDFPAQYLQFAAGRLGDSFLPQAFLPFLVLLVIAVLVLHATPFGRSLFAIGAGEEAARFAGIRVRRHKLVLFTVTGLMASLTGVFWALHYASARYDNATGLELSVVAAVLLGGIDFDGGRGTLGGAVAGVFLLGALQNVMSLLNVSAQSQIVVTGVLLVISVLGPRVARQIALARAAGSTG, encoded by the coding sequence GTGCCTGAGTCGCTCACCCGCGCCGTCCGCTGGGACACGGTCGTCGGCGCGCTCCTGATCGTCCTGCTGCTGTTCTCCTTCACCTTCGTGGCCGGCTTCGGCAACGCCCTCAACCTGTCCTTCCTCATCGGCAACACGCTGCCGATCGCCCTGATCGCCCTGCCCATGACCCTGCTGGTGGTCGCCGGTGAGATCGACCTGTCCGTCGCCTCCACCGCCGGCCTGTCCGGCGCGGTGATGGGGCGGCTGTGGAACGAGGGCATGGCCATCGAGACGATCATCCCGGTGTGCCTGCTGCTCGGCGTGGTCTGCGGGCTGGTCAACGGCCTGCTGGTGACCCGCCTCGGACTGCCCTCGCTCGCCGTCACCATCGGCACCCTCGCCGCCTACCGGGGCATCGCGCAGATCGTGCTCGGCTCCGACGCCGTGACCGACTTCCCCGCGCAGTACCTGCAGTTCGCCGCGGGGCGCCTCGGCGACAGCTTCCTGCCGCAGGCCTTCCTGCCCTTCCTGGTCCTGCTGGTGATCGCCGTCCTCGTACTGCACGCCACCCCGTTCGGCCGGTCGCTGTTCGCGATCGGCGCCGGCGAGGAGGCCGCCCGGTTCGCCGGCATCCGGGTCAGGCGGCACAAGCTCGTGCTGTTCACCGTGACCGGCCTGATGGCCTCCCTGACCGGCGTCTTCTGGGCCCTGCACTACGCCAGCGCCCGCTACGACAACGCCACCGGACTCGAACTGTCCGTCGTGGCCGCCGTGCTGCTGGGCGGCATCGACTTCGACGGCGGCCGGGGCACGCTCGGCGGTGCCGTCGCGGGCGTCTTCCTGCTGGGCGCGCTGCAGAACGTGATGAGCCTGCTGAACGTCTCCGCCCAGTCGCAGATCGTCGTCACCGGCGTGCTGCTCGTCATCTCCGTGCTCGGCCCGCGGGTCGCCCGGCAGATCGCCCTGGCCAGGGCGGCCGGCTCCACCGGTTAG
- the rhaS gene encoding rhamnose ABC transporter substrate-binding protein, whose translation MHASTLRRACAALAAATSLALALTACGGTTKNDVKDDSGAASSAGKADPDAATKKGLTVGFLPKQVNNPYFTTSDKGGEKALAELGSTYKEVGPSSATDTSGQVSYVNTLTQQQVDAIAVSAQDPGALCTALKQAMTNGIKVVTYDSDTNPGCRNAFISQASAEDLGRTEVQLLAEQIGYKGEIAVLSAAQTATNQNTWIGYMKDELKDPKYRNVKLVKVAYGNDDAQQSFQQTQGLLQEHPDLKGIISPTTVGIKAAAQYLSGSKYKGRVKLTGLGTPNDMRKYVRNGTVDAFELWDPAKLGDLAARTAVALASGQITGKEGETFKAGSTTCTIGKDGVINLGKPTVFDAKNIDRFDF comes from the coding sequence ATGCACGCGTCAACCCTGCGCCGCGCCTGCGCCGCGCTCGCCGCCGCCACCTCGCTCGCCCTCGCCCTCACCGCCTGCGGCGGTACCACCAAGAACGACGTCAAGGACGACTCCGGCGCGGCCTCCTCCGCGGGCAAGGCCGACCCCGACGCGGCCACCAAGAAGGGGCTGACCGTCGGCTTCCTGCCCAAGCAGGTCAACAACCCCTACTTCACCACCTCGGACAAGGGCGGCGAGAAGGCCCTCGCCGAACTGGGCTCCACGTACAAGGAGGTGGGCCCGAGCAGCGCCACCGACACCTCCGGGCAGGTCAGTTACGTCAACACCCTCACCCAGCAGCAGGTGGACGCCATCGCCGTCTCCGCCCAGGACCCCGGCGCCCTGTGCACGGCGCTCAAGCAGGCCATGACCAACGGCATCAAGGTCGTCACCTACGACTCCGACACCAACCCCGGCTGCCGCAACGCCTTCATCTCGCAGGCCTCCGCCGAGGACCTGGGCCGCACCGAGGTGCAGCTGCTCGCCGAACAGATCGGCTACAAGGGCGAGATCGCGGTGCTGTCCGCCGCGCAGACCGCGACGAACCAGAACACCTGGATCGGCTACATGAAGGACGAGCTGAAGGACCCCAAATACAGGAACGTCAAGCTGGTCAAGGTCGCCTACGGCAACGACGACGCCCAGCAGTCCTTCCAGCAGACCCAGGGCCTGCTCCAGGAGCACCCGGACCTGAAGGGGATCATCTCCCCGACCACCGTCGGCATCAAGGCGGCCGCGCAGTACCTGTCCGGCTCCAAGTACAAGGGCAGGGTCAAGCTGACCGGCCTGGGCACGCCGAACGACATGCGCAAGTACGTCAGGAACGGCACCGTCGACGCCTTCGAGCTGTGGGACCCGGCCAAGCTCGGCGACCTCGCCGCGCGCACCGCCGTCGCCCTGGCCTCCGGGCAGATCACCGGCAAGGAGGGCGAGACCTTCAAGGCCGGCTCCACGACCTGCACCATCGGCAAGGACGGCGTGATCAACCTCGGCAAGCCGACCGTCTTCGACGCCAAGAACATCGACCGGTTCGACTTCTAG
- a CDS encoding LacI family DNA-binding transcriptional regulator, with the protein MAQSVGIKDVARAAGVSVGTVSNVINRPESVASETRARVLSAIDRLGYVRSESARQLRAGRSRIMGLLVLDMGNPFFVDVARGAERAARDAGLGVMVCNSAQNAAEEADYLSLFAEQRVRGVLLTPADATGRNIAAFRRHGIPFVLVDRVAEGATECSVSVDDVAGGALAVRHLVDAGHRSIAYVSGPPGLNQVRDRRTGALNALAEAGLGPDALRELPTERLDVAAGRDAGARLLGLADRPTAVFCANDLLALGVLQALYAAGVTVPDDLAIVGYDDIEFAAAAAVPLTSVRQPAVTMGALAAELLLEETEYEAGERTGPGAHEHRRVVLQPELVVRRSSLAAR; encoded by the coding sequence ATGGCCCAGTCGGTGGGTATCAAGGACGTCGCCCGCGCCGCCGGAGTGTCGGTCGGGACCGTGTCGAACGTGATCAACCGCCCGGAGAGCGTCGCCAGCGAGACCCGGGCGCGGGTGCTGTCCGCGATCGACCGGCTCGGCTACGTCCGCAGCGAGTCCGCGCGCCAGCTCCGCGCGGGCCGCAGCCGGATCATGGGGCTGCTGGTGCTCGACATGGGCAACCCCTTCTTCGTGGACGTGGCACGCGGCGCCGAGCGCGCCGCCCGCGACGCGGGGCTCGGCGTGATGGTCTGCAACAGCGCGCAGAACGCGGCCGAGGAGGCCGACTACCTGTCGCTCTTCGCCGAGCAGCGGGTGCGGGGCGTCCTGCTCACCCCGGCCGACGCCACCGGCCGCAACATCGCCGCCTTCCGCCGGCACGGCATCCCGTTCGTGCTGGTCGACCGGGTCGCCGAGGGCGCCACCGAGTGCTCGGTCTCCGTGGACGACGTCGCGGGCGGCGCGCTGGCGGTCCGCCACCTCGTGGACGCCGGGCACCGCTCCATCGCCTACGTCAGCGGCCCGCCCGGCCTGAACCAGGTCCGCGACCGGCGCACCGGTGCCCTGAACGCCCTCGCCGAGGCCGGCCTCGGCCCCGACGCGCTGCGCGAACTGCCCACCGAACGCCTCGACGTGGCGGCCGGCCGGGACGCCGGCGCCCGTCTCCTCGGGCTCGCCGACCGCCCCACCGCCGTCTTCTGCGCCAACGACCTGCTCGCCCTCGGCGTGCTCCAGGCGCTGTACGCGGCCGGTGTCACCGTCCCCGACGACCTGGCCATCGTCGGCTACGACGACATCGAGTTCGCCGCGGCGGCCGCCGTGCCGCTCACCTCGGTCCGCCAGCCGGCCGTCACCATGGGCGCCCTCGCCGCCGAACTGCTGCTGGAGGAGACGGAGTACGAGGCCGGGGAGCGGACCGGACCCGGCGCCCACGAACACCGCCGGGTGGTGCTCCAGCCGGAGCTGGTGGTGCGCCGCTCCAGCCTCGCCGCCCGCTGA
- a CDS encoding alpha/beta fold hydrolase has protein sequence MSHSYRQPGVVLTDRHFTVPLDHGDPDGETIELYAREAVASDRAGQDLPWLLYLQGGPGFGANRFVGRQAWLDRALKDYRVLLLDQRGTGRSTPATRQTLPLRGGPAEQAEHLTRFRADSIVRDCEAVRREVTGGAPWTVLGQSFGGFCTVSYLSLAPEGLSTAVITGGLPSLDAHADDVYRAAYPRVERKVAAHYARYPQDVERARRIADHLLTHDVVLPGGYRLTVEAFQSLGLMLGASDGSHRLHYLLEDAFVRTPGGLELSDAFQEQAQGLLSYAGHPLYALVHESIYGQDARPTAWAAERVRAEFPQFDAAKALAGDAPVLFTGETVHPWMFETDPALRPLRETAELLAARTDWEPLYDPDRLAANEVPVAAAVYHDDMYVDTAHSLRTARAVRGLRTWVTDEFEHDGLRAGAPRVLDRLLALTRDEA, from the coding sequence TTGAGTCACAGCTACCGCCAGCCCGGTGTCGTCCTCACCGACCGCCACTTCACCGTGCCCCTCGACCACGGCGACCCGGATGGCGAGACCATCGAGCTGTACGCCCGAGAGGCCGTCGCGAGCGACCGGGCGGGGCAGGACCTGCCCTGGCTGCTGTACCTCCAGGGCGGCCCCGGATTCGGGGCGAACCGTTTCGTCGGACGGCAGGCCTGGCTCGACCGCGCCCTGAAGGACTACCGCGTCCTCCTCCTCGACCAGCGCGGCACGGGCCGCTCCACGCCCGCCACCCGGCAGACGCTCCCGCTGCGCGGCGGCCCCGCCGAGCAGGCCGAGCACCTCACCCGCTTCCGCGCCGACTCCATCGTCCGCGACTGCGAGGCCGTCCGCCGCGAGGTGACCGGCGGCGCCCCCTGGACCGTGCTCGGCCAGAGCTTCGGCGGCTTCTGCACGGTGTCGTACCTCTCCCTGGCCCCCGAGGGGCTGAGCACCGCCGTCATCACCGGCGGCCTGCCCTCCCTGGACGCCCACGCCGACGACGTCTACCGGGCCGCCTACCCGCGCGTGGAACGCAAGGTCGCCGCGCACTACGCCCGGTACCCCCAGGACGTCGAGCGGGCCCGCCGGATCGCCGACCACCTGCTCACCCACGACGTCGTCCTGCCCGGCGGCTACCGCCTGACCGTCGAGGCGTTCCAGTCCCTCGGCCTGATGCTGGGCGCGAGCGACGGCAGCCACCGCCTGCACTACCTGCTGGAGGACGCGTTCGTCCGCACCCCCGGCGGCCTCGAGCTGTCGGACGCCTTCCAGGAGCAGGCCCAGGGCCTGCTGTCGTACGCGGGACACCCGCTGTACGCCCTCGTGCACGAGTCGATCTACGGCCAGGACGCCCGGCCCACCGCCTGGGCCGCCGAGCGTGTCCGCGCCGAGTTCCCGCAGTTCGACGCGGCCAAGGCGCTCGCGGGCGACGCCCCGGTGCTGTTCACCGGCGAGACCGTGCACCCCTGGATGTTCGAGACCGACCCGGCCCTGCGGCCGCTGCGCGAGACCGCCGAACTGCTCGCCGCCCGCACGGACTGGGAGCCCCTGTACGACCCGGACCGGCTCGCCGCCAACGAGGTCCCCGTCGCCGCGGCCGTCTACCACGACGACATGTACGTGGACACCGCACACTCCCTGCGGACCGCGCGCGCCGTCCGGGGCCTGCGCACCTGGGTCACCGACGAGTTCGAGCACGACGGCCTGCGCGCCGGTGCGCCGCGGGTCCTCGACCGCCTCCTCGCGCTCACCCGGGACGAGGCCTGA